From a single Populus nigra chromosome 18, ddPopNigr1.1, whole genome shotgun sequence genomic region:
- the LOC133677863 gene encoding putative disease resistance protein At1g58400, whose amino-acid sequence MFSTLRKPSFIFVEFKKMAEATVIFFLQRLESLLLREIETFTGLEDQMKMVKRTIKEIGCFYGDRGNTEGDAAFSRWETELKNLFDDLDDHVDEFVIQMDQQQGSDRLGLIDCFGTKLQKIESRLAETTHKMKELKNSSTTAGGMGEKSDIKEQSHGEEEVQKEVDSIASEAEKEENEGNREQSDGDKEGQTWVESSSVPFRLKYNSLPYYLRSCLTYCCIFPENYGIAKGRLIRLLVAEGLIQEKAGQIVEDVAEENINDLVSQGMLLVNDDLRDNGTKVTVFSPYRVFLRNSYITAHPDSDFSIPRKARRILTPDLTKVAQSLNNIQPRSLFLFGKQELSGENWLNFVGAKFLRVLDLEDAKIRRLPDEVGDMIHLAYLGLKNNDINELPDRLGNLRALQSLDIRWCGDLTELSTEILKLVRLRHLKMFKSRNVSGMKLPGGIGTLGSLLTLTGVHAGGEIAGELRKLTQLRRLGVMDVAEENANELYASIMVMQGLLSLSLEAKHTFDQGHLVLRDSFSPPSILRKLRLEGLLEKTPNWLGSMGSLTKLRLGFSHLSENPTLVLQVLPNLEKLTLWHAYDGRQLGKDFCKAGGFPKLEVLIIASRVLEEWTELEEGALPRLKYLHFHSCLNLRMLPEGLQFVTTVEELVLLPLLDEHEERLKPDGGLENYKIRNIPKITFIPASVVASRFNERFSTPPTPATDKE is encoded by the coding sequence ATGTTCTCAACTTTGAGGAAACCAAGTTTTATATTTGTAGAATTCAAAAAAATGGCGGAAGCtacagtaatttttttcctacaGAGACTGGAGTCTCTATTACTTCGAGAGATTGAAACCTTCACCGGACTCGAAGATCAAATGAAAATGGTAAAGAGAACAATCAAGGAGATTGGATGCTTCTATGGAGATAGAGGCAATACTGAAGGCGATGCTGCTTTTTCTAGGTGGGAAACTGAActtaagaatttatttgatgACTTGGATGATCATGTTGATGAGTTTGTTATTCAGATGGATCAGCAACAAGGGTCTGATAGGTTGGGATTGATAGATTGCTTCGGAACTAAATTGCAGAAGATAGAATCTCGACTTGCTGAAACCACTCACAAAATGAAAGAACTCAAGAATTCAAGCACCACTGCAGGTGGCATGGGAGAAAAAAGTGATATCAAGGAACAATCTCACGGAGAGGAAGAAGTTCAGAAAGAAGTTGATTCGATTGCCAGTGAAGCAGAGAAGGAAGAGAATGAAGGTAACAGAGAACAATCTGATGGAGACAAAGAAGGTCAGACATGGGTTGAGTCTTCTTCTGTTCCATTCAGATTAAAATACAATAGCTTACCTTATTACCTTAGATCTTGTCTGACGTATTGTTGCATCTTCCCTGAGAATTACGGGATAGCTAAGGGGAGATTGATCCGATTGTTGGTAGCCGAAGGTCTGATACAAGAAAAAGCTGGTCAAATAGTGGAGGATGTAGCAGAGGAAAATATAAATGATCTTGTGAGCCAGGGAATGCTTCTAGTAAATGATGACCTCCGAGATAATGGAACTAAAGTCACTGTTTTCTCTCCTTATCGTGTGTTCCTTCGCAATAGCTACATAACAGCTCATCCTGATTCAGACTTTTCCATTCCACGTAAAGCACGCCGTATTTTAACTCCAGATTTGACGAAAGTTGCACAGAGTTTAAACAATATCCAACCCCGGTCTTTATTCTTGTTCGGGAAGCAAGAACTTTCTGGCGAGAACTGGCTGAATTTCGTAGGGGCAAAATTCTTACGGGTGCTAGATCTAGAAGATGCCAAGATCAGGAGATTACCAGATGAAGTGGGAGACATGATTCACCTGGCATACCTTGGATTGAAGAACAATGACATAAATGAGCTTCCAGATAGACTTGGTAATTTGCGAGCACTCCAGAGTTTGGATATTAGATGGTGTGGAGACTTGACAGAACTATCAACCGAGATCCTAAAGCTTGTAAGACTGAGGCACCTCAAAATGTTCAAGAGCAGAAATGTTAGCGGAATGAAGCTACCAGGGGGAATAGGTACACTTGGAAGCCTCCTGACCCTTACTGGTGTCCATGCCGGTGGCGAAATTGCAGGAGAACTAAGGAAGCTGACACAGCTAAGAAGGCTGGGAGTGATGGATGTTGCGGAAGAGAATGCAAACGAGCTATATGCTTCTATAATGGTGAtgcagggtcttctttccctaTCTCTAGAAGCAAAGCACACTTTTGACCAAGGTCACCTTGTCCTCCGGGATTCGTTCTCACCACCGTCTATTCTTAGGAAACTCCGCCTTGAAGGTCTTCTAGAAAAAACACCAAACTGGCTTGGTTCAATGGGAAGTCTTACAAAGCTAAGGCTAggtttttctcatttatctGAGAATCCAACATTAGTTCTTCAGGTCCTACCTAATTTGGAAAAACTAACCTTGTGGCATGCTTATGATGGAAGGCAGTTAGGAAAAGATTTCTGTAAGGCTGGTGGATTTCCCAAGCTTGAGGTTCTCATCATTGCCTCTCGTGTTCTTGAGGAATGGACAGAGCTCGAGGAGGGAGCTCTTCCAAGATTAAAGTATCTTCACTTCCATAGCTGCTTGAATCTGAGGATGCTCCCTGAAGGTTTGCAATTTGTCACTACAGTGGAGGAACTGGTTTTGCTGCCTTTGCTTGATGAGCATGAAGAAAGATTGAAACCTGATGGTGGGTTAGAAAATTACAAGATTAGGAACATTCCAAAGATAACATTCATCCCTGCATCTGTGGTGGCTTCTAGGTTCAATGAAAGGTTCAGCACTCCCCCAACCCCAGCAACTGATAAAGAATGA